The following are encoded in a window of bacterium genomic DNA:
- the yidD gene encoding membrane protein insertion efficiency factor YidD, whose amino-acid sequence MIRGYQRFVSPGLGARCRFLPSCSEYAAMAVEEWGAVRGSWLAARRLSRCHPFHPGGLDLPPRRRPQPGKDVSAGFAESPCPRLDA is encoded by the coding sequence ATGATCCGCGGCTACCAGCGATTCGTCTCCCCGGGGCTCGGCGCCCGTTGTCGTTTCCTTCCGTCCTGTTCGGAATACGCGGCGATGGCGGTCGAGGAGTGGGGCGCCGTCCGCGGGTCGTGGCTCGCGGCGCGGCGCTTGTCGCGTTGTCATCCGTTCCATCCCGGCGGGCTCGACCTGCCGCCGCGGCGTCGGCCGCAGCCCGGGAAGGACGTTTCGGCGGGGTTCGCTGAGAGCCCCTGCCCGCGGTTGGACGCATGA
- the yidC gene encoding membrane protein insertase YidC — translation MNRTDLKNTITAVVLCVLVIVGWSYFFGPKPQPPRPAQPPAAAAPQAPAAAAAQAPSAVAPVAAEGAVAPAAGSAPAAPAEEKIVGDPQFPPLTVKTPHVEILLSPRGGRVLQWRLLDYAVAPADPSKGHIDLVSPEARALDRHPLTLATGDAALDKLVNTAPCVVEDGPAPADEARARKFPGAARKIVFRWADQGYKLVKTLYVAEDDTYLARVEWSLLKDGRALTGAALSWGPSLGAKPEEGGTSKRYAYRGYVKYPEGTKVRDMIPEKSGDMSWPGGASPRWIALVDQYFALALVPDQGGAAAVRGFGAEKERTLGLTATAAGVTFFAGPKSDKLLARIDRTLGVDLAQLVPWGMWGFLARPLYFALGWFDGLLGNWGLAIVVVTVIIRLLFLPLMHSSMVKMRRAQAQMSKLQPKIHKIREKYKGKRDVESRRKVNEEMMELYRREGINPMAQLTGCLPLLLQMPVLFAMYTVLTVATELRGAPFFGWVRDLSAMDPYYITPIVMGVTMLVQQLMSTTKTEDPQQRSQQRMMLVMPVVFTWMFLWVPSGLALYWLVNNIVSIGQQALVNRHAVETAPARG, via the coding sequence ATGAACCGGACCGACCTCAAGAACACGATCACCGCCGTCGTGCTGTGCGTGCTGGTGATCGTCGGGTGGAGCTACTTCTTCGGGCCGAAGCCCCAGCCGCCGCGCCCCGCGCAGCCGCCTGCCGCCGCGGCGCCCCAAGCCCCGGCCGCCGCCGCCGCGCAGGCGCCTTCGGCCGTCGCGCCGGTCGCCGCCGAGGGCGCCGTCGCCCCGGCGGCCGGTTCCGCGCCCGCGGCGCCGGCGGAAGAGAAGATCGTCGGCGATCCGCAGTTCCCGCCGCTGACCGTCAAGACGCCGCACGTCGAGATCCTTCTCTCGCCGCGCGGCGGGCGCGTGCTGCAGTGGCGCCTGCTGGACTACGCCGTCGCTCCGGCCGACCCGTCGAAGGGGCACATCGACCTCGTCTCGCCCGAGGCGCGGGCCCTCGACCGGCACCCGCTGACGCTGGCGACCGGCGACGCGGCGCTCGACAAGCTGGTCAACACCGCGCCCTGCGTCGTCGAGGACGGGCCGGCGCCGGCGGACGAGGCGCGCGCGCGGAAGTTCCCCGGCGCGGCGCGCAAGATCGTCTTCCGCTGGGCGGACCAGGGGTACAAGCTCGTCAAGACGCTTTACGTCGCGGAGGACGACACCTACCTCGCGCGCGTCGAGTGGTCGCTGCTCAAGGACGGCCGCGCGCTGACCGGCGCGGCGCTTTCGTGGGGCCCGTCGCTCGGCGCGAAGCCGGAAGAGGGCGGGACGTCGAAGCGCTACGCCTACCGCGGCTACGTCAAGTATCCGGAAGGCACGAAGGTCCGCGACATGATCCCGGAGAAGAGCGGGGACATGTCGTGGCCCGGCGGCGCCTCGCCGCGCTGGATCGCGCTCGTCGACCAGTACTTCGCCCTCGCGCTCGTGCCCGACCAGGGCGGCGCGGCGGCGGTGCGCGGCTTCGGCGCGGAGAAGGAGCGGACGCTCGGCCTGACGGCGACCGCCGCGGGCGTGACGTTCTTCGCGGGGCCGAAGTCCGACAAGCTGCTGGCGCGGATCGACCGCACGCTCGGCGTCGACCTCGCGCAGCTCGTGCCGTGGGGGATGTGGGGCTTCCTCGCGCGGCCGCTCTACTTCGCGCTCGGCTGGTTCGACGGCCTGCTCGGCAACTGGGGCTTGGCGATCGTCGTCGTGACGGTGATCATCCGCCTGCTCTTCCTGCCGCTGATGCACAGCTCGATGGTCAAGATGCGTCGGGCGCAGGCGCAGATGAGCAAGCTGCAGCCGAAGATCCACAAGATCCGCGAGAAGTACAAGGGGAAGCGCGACGTCGAGTCCCGCCGCAAGGTCAACGAGGAGATGATGGAGCTGTACCGCCGCGAGGGGATCAACCCGATGGCGCAGCTCACCGGATGCCTGCCGCTGCTGCTGCAGATGCCGGTTCTCTTCGCGATGTACACGGTGCTCACGGTGGCCACGGAACTGCGCGGCGCGCCGTTCTTCGGCTGGGTGCGCGACCTCTCGGCGATGGATCCCTACTACATCACGCCGATCGTGATGGGCGTCACGATGCTCGTGCAGCAGCTGATGTCCACGACGAAGACCGAGGATCCGCAGCAGCGCAGCCAGCAGCGGATGATGCTCGTCATGCCGGTCGTCTTCACCTGGATGTTCCTCTGGGTGCCGAGCGGCCTGGCTCTCTATTGGCTGGTCAACAACATCGTCAGCATCGGGCAGCAGGCGCTCGTCAACCGCCACGCGGTCGAGACGGCGCCGGCGCGCGGCTGA
- the pepQ gene encoding Xaa-Pro dipeptidase produces the protein MTNEELYRRHLKTLDQVLCDSLERAARKGLQLDGVLFHAGPEGTYHRDDELISFRADAHYRRYVPLIGPDHCVLARPGRMPLVVRVAPKDYWYEIAPPAPSYWQGEVELREVSSFAEVGAAVGPLNKIAYVGPSPEAAAALGIPAELVEPAALMNPLDWHRAVKTEHEIALMDVAAERAGRGHRAAREAFEAGEDERGVHWAYLRGTGHLECEMPFETIAAIDEKSATLHYQNKRTDIPTPHRSFLMDAGATCDGYASDITRTWANPADGDPLYLQLLHGVDLFQRELVEMVVPGRPFMELHVAAHLKVAELLCRLGVLKGAPQKAYELGLTRPFLPHGLGHHLGLQVHDVGGQMANPEGELAPPPPEFPALRNTRRLEVGHVVTIEPGLYFIPLLLDPIKAGPNSQFVDWKLVEHFLPFGGVRIEDDVVCTADGPRDLTRPYIEGPRGV, from the coding sequence ATGACCAACGAAGAGCTCTACCGCCGCCACCTCAAGACTCTCGACCAGGTCCTCTGCGATTCGCTCGAGCGCGCCGCCCGCAAGGGGCTCCAGCTCGACGGGGTCCTCTTCCACGCCGGCCCCGAAGGGACCTACCACCGCGACGACGAGTTGATCAGCTTCCGCGCCGACGCCCACTACCGCCGGTACGTGCCGCTGATCGGGCCGGACCACTGCGTCCTCGCCCGCCCCGGCCGCATGCCGCTCGTCGTCCGCGTCGCGCCGAAGGACTACTGGTACGAGATCGCCCCGCCCGCGCCGTCCTACTGGCAGGGCGAGGTCGAGCTGCGCGAGGTCTCCTCGTTCGCCGAAGTCGGCGCCGCCGTCGGCCCGCTGAACAAGATCGCCTACGTCGGCCCGAGCCCCGAGGCCGCCGCCGCCCTCGGCATCCCGGCCGAGCTCGTCGAGCCGGCCGCGCTGATGAACCCGCTCGACTGGCACCGCGCCGTCAAGACCGAGCACGAAATCGCGCTGATGGACGTCGCCGCCGAACGCGCCGGCCGCGGCCACCGCGCCGCGCGCGAGGCGTTCGAGGCCGGCGAGGACGAGCGCGGGGTCCACTGGGCCTACCTGCGCGGCACCGGCCACCTCGAATGCGAGATGCCGTTCGAGACGATCGCCGCGATCGACGAAAAGTCGGCGACGCTCCACTACCAGAACAAGCGGACCGACATCCCGACGCCGCACCGCTCCTTCCTCATGGACGCCGGCGCGACCTGCGACGGCTACGCCTCGGACATCACGCGCACCTGGGCCAACCCGGCCGACGGCGACCCGCTCTACCTGCAGCTGCTCCACGGCGTCGACCTCTTCCAGCGGGAGCTGGTCGAGATGGTCGTTCCCGGCCGCCCGTTCATGGAGCTCCACGTCGCCGCGCACCTCAAGGTCGCCGAACTGCTCTGCCGCCTCGGCGTTCTCAAGGGGGCGCCGCAAAAGGCCTACGAGCTCGGCCTCACCCGCCCGTTCCTGCCGCACGGCCTCGGCCATCACCTCGGCCTGCAGGTCCACGACGTCGGCGGCCAGATGGCCAACCCCGAGGGCGAGCTCGCCCCGCCGCCGCCGGAGTTCCCCGCGCTGCGGAACACGCGTCGGCTCGAGGTCGGGCACGTCGTGACGATCGAGCCGGGCCTCTACTTCATTCCGCTGCTGCTCGACCCGATCAAGGCCGGCCCGAACTCCCAGTTCGTCGACTGGAAGCTCGTCGAGCACTTCCTCCCCTTCGGCGGCGTGCGGATCGAGGACGACGTCGTCTGCACCGCCGACGGGCCGCGCGACCTGACCCGCCCCTACATCGAGGGGCCGCGAGGGGTCTGA
- a CDS encoding DMT family transporter produces the protein MPFLPALLQAPLAAAPPVSALAARVGALDCLVAAALWAVSVALFRGPVETLGARATNFFKCAVATILYWGWIAAFGPHGSWGTPGQWVSLAASGVLGFTFGDMCLFISMREGGVQRALVLFNLSPLIAALAAIPLLHELPQPIAWIGMLLVLAGVLMVETDPRRAAARRADASAKRRPWLATLAGLGAALGQAAGVLFSRGPLTEMPVLPGTAIRVAAGALTLLPLLFFVGGPARRRPIDHLGPRNWPSLALPTLLGTVIALLFAMSGIARLETGIAASLLATTPIFALPISRFALKEPLGPRSALGTLLAVYGVYLLS, from the coding sequence GTGCCCTTCCTTCCCGCCCTCCTTCAGGCCCCGCTCGCCGCGGCGCCGCCGGTCTCCGCCCTCGCCGCCCGCGTCGGCGCGCTCGACTGTCTCGTCGCCGCCGCCCTCTGGGCCGTCTCCGTCGCCCTCTTCCGCGGCCCGGTCGAGACCCTCGGCGCGCGGGCCACGAACTTCTTCAAGTGCGCCGTCGCCACGATCCTCTACTGGGGCTGGATCGCCGCCTTCGGGCCGCACGGCTCGTGGGGCACGCCGGGCCAGTGGGTTTCGCTCGCCGCCTCGGGCGTCCTCGGCTTCACGTTCGGCGATATGTGCCTCTTCATCTCGATGCGCGAGGGAGGGGTGCAGCGCGCGCTGGTCCTCTTCAACCTCTCCCCGCTCATCGCCGCGCTCGCCGCCATCCCGCTGCTGCACGAACTGCCGCAGCCGATCGCCTGGATCGGGATGCTCCTCGTCCTCGCCGGCGTGCTGATGGTCGAGACCGACCCGCGCCGCGCCGCCGCGCGCCGCGCCGACGCCTCCGCCAAGCGCCGTCCGTGGCTGGCGACGCTCGCCGGCCTCGGCGCCGCGCTCGGGCAGGCGGCGGGGGTCCTCTTCTCCCGCGGCCCGCTGACCGAGATGCCGGTCCTGCCCGGCACGGCGATCCGCGTCGCCGCCGGCGCGCTCACGCTGCTGCCCCTGCTCTTCTTCGTCGGCGGGCCCGCGCGCCGCCGCCCGATCGACCACCTCGGCCCGCGCAACTGGCCGAGCCTCGCGCTCCCCACGCTGCTCGGCACGGTGATCGCGCTCCTCTTCGCGATGAGCGGCATCGCCCGCCTCGAAACCGGAATCGCCGCCTCCCTCCTCGCCACGACGCCGATCTTCGCCCTGCCGATCTCCCGCTTCGCGCTCAAGGAGCCGCTCGGCCCGCGTTCCGCGCTCGGCACGCTCCTCGCCGTCTACGGCGTCTATCTGCTGAGCTAG
- the amrS gene encoding AmmeMemoRadiSam system radical SAM enzyme: MAAFQPERRALLAQLAAGGALLACSRLARAQDVAGAPSLFGDEQAGLAPVPARWWKALPRGEIECGLCPRRCRVSEGERGTCGVRENRGGRYYTLVHSRPVALNVDPIEKKPFFHVLPGEQALSLATVGCNFECRCCQNWEIAQARPEQIHPVPAPPDRLAAAARQRGIPLLACTYSEPVVWSEYVCDIAAAGRKLGIKTVVVSNGYLQAEPLDAWCDAAAAVKIDLKGFTESFYRSHCNGELKPVLDTLRHLRRRGTWTEIVVLLIPTLNDGEAEIRALARFVRDDLGPDVPVHFTRFFPAYRLVNLPPTPIATLARARAAALDEGLHFVYVGNAPGEPGESTYCPGCKALLIERFGLLVRKNRLKHGACPDCGRAIPGVWR; the protein is encoded by the coding sequence ATGGCCGCGTTCCAGCCGGAGCGCCGCGCCCTCCTCGCCCAGCTCGCCGCCGGCGGGGCGCTTCTCGCCTGCTCCCGCCTCGCCCGCGCGCAGGACGTCGCCGGCGCCCCGTCCCTCTTCGGCGACGAGCAGGCCGGCCTCGCGCCGGTCCCCGCCCGCTGGTGGAAGGCGCTGCCGCGCGGCGAGATCGAGTGCGGCCTCTGCCCGCGCCGCTGCCGGGTCTCCGAAGGGGAGCGCGGCACCTGCGGGGTGCGCGAGAACCGCGGCGGCCGCTACTACACCCTCGTCCACTCCCGCCCCGTCGCGCTGAACGTCGACCCGATCGAGAAGAAGCCGTTCTTCCACGTCCTGCCCGGCGAGCAGGCCCTTTCGCTGGCGACGGTCGGCTGCAACTTCGAGTGCCGCTGCTGCCAGAACTGGGAGATCGCGCAGGCGCGGCCGGAGCAGATCCACCCCGTCCCCGCGCCGCCGGACCGCCTCGCCGCGGCGGCGCGGCAGCGGGGCATTCCGCTGCTGGCCTGCACCTACAGCGAGCCGGTCGTCTGGTCGGAGTACGTCTGCGACATCGCGGCGGCGGGACGGAAGCTCGGGATCAAGACCGTCGTCGTCAGCAACGGCTACCTGCAGGCGGAGCCGCTCGACGCCTGGTGCGACGCGGCGGCCGCGGTGAAGATCGACCTCAAGGGGTTCACCGAGTCGTTCTACCGCTCGCACTGCAACGGCGAGCTGAAGCCGGTCCTCGACACGCTGCGCCATCTGCGCCGCCGCGGAACGTGGACCGAGATCGTCGTGCTGCTGATCCCGACCCTCAACGACGGCGAGGCCGAGATCCGCGCCCTGGCCCGCTTCGTGCGCGACGACCTCGGGCCCGACGTGCCGGTCCACTTCACCCGCTTCTTCCCCGCCTACCGTCTCGTCAACCTGCCGCCGACCCCGATCGCCACGCTCGCCAGGGCGCGCGCGGCGGCGCTCGACGAGGGACTCCATTTCGTCTACGTCGGGAACGCGCCGGGCGAACCTGGCGAATCGACCTACTGCCCCGGCTGCAAGGCGCTCTTGATCGAGCGCTTCGGGCTGCTCGTCCGCAAGAACCGGCTGAAGCACGGCGCCTGTCCCGACTGCGGCCGGGCGATTCCAGGCGTCTGGCGTTGA
- a CDS encoding DUF362 domain-containing protein: protein MDEGRRRTIKALALGALAASPLARAAAAAVPGPLPGAKSAPGSATVARAQREGLLKDGQFDAAKLDAALGAAVARAAGEATPRDACRKLFRKTDVVAIKVNCIARRGLSSRPEVAAKLVSWLKEAGLPARNILVFDRTDAELVAAGYTLNRGGDDVRVFGTQSDYEPNVREWGPSASRFPTFLAQDVTAVINLCVLKEHGLAGASLGMKNWYGVVHNPNKLHADNGRPFIPQLASFPLINDKLRLTVVDGGVGQCEAGPMRNPRWQWPFAGFLASTNVAALDFVGWKILEDRRREVGLPSFKAEGREPLYILDAAKLGLGEADPARIKVEVV, encoded by the coding sequence ATGGACGAAGGACGCCGCCGCACGATCAAAGCCCTCGCGTTGGGGGCGCTCGCCGCCTCGCCGCTCGCCCGCGCCGCCGCCGCCGCCGTCCCCGGCCCGCTTCCCGGCGCCAAGTCGGCCCCGGGGAGCGCGACCGTCGCCCGCGCGCAGCGCGAGGGGCTGCTCAAGGACGGCCAGTTCGACGCGGCCAAGCTCGACGCCGCGCTCGGCGCCGCCGTCGCCCGCGCCGCGGGGGAAGCGACGCCGCGCGACGCCTGCCGCAAGCTCTTCCGCAAGACCGACGTCGTGGCGATCAAGGTCAACTGCATCGCCCGCCGCGGCCTCTCCTCCCGTCCCGAGGTCGCGGCGAAACTCGTCTCGTGGCTGAAGGAGGCCGGCCTGCCGGCGCGGAACATCCTCGTCTTCGACCGCACCGACGCCGAGCTCGTCGCCGCCGGCTACACCCTCAACCGCGGCGGGGACGACGTCCGCGTCTTCGGCACGCAGAGCGACTACGAGCCGAACGTGCGCGAGTGGGGCCCTTCGGCCTCGCGCTTCCCGACGTTCCTCGCCCAGGACGTCACCGCCGTGATCAACCTCTGCGTCCTCAAGGAGCACGGGCTGGCCGGCGCCAGCCTCGGGATGAAGAACTGGTACGGCGTCGTCCACAACCCCAACAAGCTCCACGCCGACAACGGCCGCCCCTTCATCCCCCAGCTCGCCTCGTTCCCGCTGATCAACGACAAGCTCCGCCTCACCGTCGTCGACGGCGGCGTCGGCCAGTGCGAGGCCGGGCCGATGCGCAACCCGCGCTGGCAGTGGCCGTTCGCCGGCTTCCTCGCCTCGACCAACGTCGCCGCGCTCGACTTCGTCGGCTGGAAGATCCTCGAGGACCGGCGGCGCGAGGTCGGCCTCCCCTCGTTCAAGGCCGAGGGGCGGGAGCCGCTCTACATCCTCGACGCCGCGAAGCTCGGCCTCGGCGAGGCCGATCCGGCGCGGATCAAGGTCGAGGTGGTCTGA
- the amrB gene encoding AmmeMemoRadiSam system protein B, giving the protein MKKLHVAAAALAAVFPAAGAARVRPPALAGAWYPGSPALLAAEAQRLLNEPAPRLDAPPLALVVPHAGWQFSAPAAAAAFAQIPRGAVRRVVVLAPSHHRAFDGFAVDDAAAYRTPLGDVPLCPESARLADGRLLRIDAAAAAPEHAVEIQLPFLQRRLGAFCLIPILAGQTSPAQEAELAARLAPLADATTLFVASSDFTHYGPSFDYTPYGPSFAAARSRVRGVDRSAIEAIENRDARAFRRVIETTGATICGRSAIGVLLELLARVAPASRGVLLAHYDSSQVGDPRDEAVDYAAVAFPRAPQTTKVVPLDAPPVYRAVGPDEPPLPEALGRRLPALARAALETELSGTDALPRALDALPDAPEFQRLQATFVTLNRRDPREIARDGKLRGCVGQVVPVLPLATSIVESALDAALHDTRFEPVEARELPRLAVEVTVLSAPRPIASWRDIQLGRHGIVLEKGGRRALFLPQVAPEQGWTLEQTLDALARKAGLPADAWRSGARFSVFTGQVFEEN; this is encoded by the coding sequence GTGAAGAAGCTCCACGTGGCCGCCGCCGCGCTCGCCGCGGTCTTTCCCGCGGCCGGCGCCGCGCGCGTCCGCCCGCCGGCCCTCGCCGGCGCCTGGTATCCCGGTTCCCCCGCGCTGCTCGCCGCCGAGGCGCAGCGTCTGCTGAACGAGCCCGCACCGCGTCTCGACGCGCCGCCGCTCGCCCTCGTCGTTCCGCACGCCGGCTGGCAGTTCTCCGCCCCGGCCGCGGCCGCCGCCTTCGCCCAGATCCCCCGCGGCGCCGTCCGCCGCGTCGTCGTCCTCGCCCCCTCGCACCATCGGGCCTTCGACGGCTTCGCCGTGGACGACGCCGCGGCCTACCGCACGCCGCTCGGCGACGTGCCGCTCTGCCCCGAATCCGCGCGCCTCGCCGACGGCCGTCTGCTGCGGATCGACGCCGCGGCCGCGGCCCCCGAGCACGCGGTCGAGATCCAGCTCCCGTTCCTGCAGCGCCGCCTCGGCGCCTTCTGCCTGATCCCGATCCTCGCCGGGCAGACGAGCCCGGCGCAGGAAGCCGAACTGGCCGCGCGCCTCGCGCCGCTCGCCGACGCGACGACGCTCTTCGTCGCCTCGAGCGACTTCACCCACTACGGCCCGTCGTTCGACTACACCCCCTACGGCCCGAGCTTCGCCGCCGCCCGCTCCCGCGTGCGCGGCGTCGATCGCTCGGCGATCGAGGCGATCGAGAACCGCGACGCCCGCGCCTTCCGCCGCGTGATCGAGACGACCGGGGCGACGATCTGCGGCCGTTCCGCCATCGGCGTGCTGCTCGAGCTCCTCGCCCGCGTCGCCCCCGCCTCGCGCGGCGTGCTCCTCGCCCACTACGATTCCTCGCAGGTCGGCGACCCGCGCGACGAGGCGGTGGACTACGCCGCCGTCGCCTTCCCGCGCGCGCCGCAGACGACGAAGGTCGTCCCGCTCGACGCCCCGCCGGTCTACCGCGCCGTCGGCCCCGACGAGCCGCCGCTCCCCGAGGCGCTCGGCCGCCGGCTCCCCGCACTCGCCCGCGCCGCGCTCGAAACGGAACTGTCCGGAACGGATGCGCTCCCGCGCGCCCTCGACGCGCTCCCCGACGCGCCGGAATTCCAGCGGCTGCAGGCGACGTTCGTCACGCTGAACCGCCGCGATCCGCGCGAGATCGCCCGCGACGGAAAGCTGCGCGGCTGCGTCGGCCAGGTCGTCCCCGTCCTGCCGCTGGCGACGTCGATCGTCGAGTCGGCGCTCGACGCCGCGCTCCACGACACGCGCTTCGAGCCGGTCGAGGCGCGCGAGCTGCCGCGCCTCGCCGTCGAGGTCACCGTCCTCTCCGCCCCGCGCCCGATCGCCTCGTGGCGCGACATTCAGCTCGGCCGCCACGGCATCGTGCTCGAGAAGGGGGGCCGCCGCGCCCTCTTCCTCCCGCAGGTCGCCCCCGAGCAGGGCTGGACCCTCGAGCAGACGCTCGACGCGCTGGCGCGGAAGGCCGGCCTCCCCGCCGACGCCTGGCGCTCCGGCGCCCGCTTCTCGGTTTTCACCGGGCAGGTCTTCGAGGAGAATTGA
- a CDS encoding 4Fe-4S binding protein, which produces MSAPDRAQRRPRRLARTFRRVYQAYFLLLFALGLFLMTDEGLRRFPARFLYNLDPLAAFGTLAASWVLPAALLTALLLVLATVLFGRVFCGWICPLGTLNHLASYLSRPLRRGPGHVLNRWRPLFRTKYFLLVAGLGAALAGGLTVALFDPLSLATRSFGAGLFAAARAAAPATSFRPRVFIAAWLTAALFLALLAANRWIARWWCRVLCPLGALLGWTSRVAIFRIAVDPDRCNHCRACARDCQGADEPWAEHRVSECHVCLNCVASCPSDAIRYAPFARTAAPNGGVQLERRQLLGALVAGAALTPLLRASAGAASSPGPQAIRPPGALPEEEFLARCVRCGACVNACPTSALQPAMGEAGLEGLWTPVLVPRRGWCEPSCTRCGHACPTGAIRPLAPDEKGWTHDHPGVKIGTAFYDYGRCFPWAMATPCIVCEEVCPSSPKAIWFERAQVVRRDGSVVALQRPHVDPARCVGCGLCEAKCPVNDLAAIRVTRVGESRDPRSSLTLKGSA; this is translated from the coding sequence ATGTCGGCGCCTGACCGCGCGCAACGCCGCCCCCGCCGCCTCGCGCGCACCTTCCGCCGCGTCTACCAGGCCTACTTCCTGCTCCTCTTCGCGCTCGGCCTCTTCCTGATGACCGACGAAGGGCTGCGCCGCTTCCCCGCGCGGTTCCTCTACAACCTCGACCCGCTCGCCGCGTTCGGCACGCTCGCCGCGTCGTGGGTTCTCCCCGCCGCCCTCCTCACGGCGCTGCTCCTCGTCCTCGCCACGGTCCTCTTCGGCCGCGTCTTCTGCGGCTGGATCTGCCCGCTCGGCACGCTCAACCATCTCGCCTCGTATCTCTCGCGCCCGCTGCGCCGCGGTCCGGGCCACGTCCTCAACCGCTGGCGACCGCTGTTCCGCACGAAGTACTTCCTCCTCGTCGCCGGACTCGGCGCCGCCCTCGCCGGCGGACTGACCGTCGCCCTCTTCGACCCGCTCTCGCTCGCCACCCGCTCCTTCGGCGCCGGCCTCTTCGCCGCCGCGCGCGCCGCCGCCCCGGCGACGTCGTTCCGCCCGCGCGTCTTCATCGCCGCCTGGCTCACCGCCGCCCTCTTCCTCGCCCTGCTCGCCGCGAACCGCTGGATCGCCCGCTGGTGGTGCCGCGTCCTCTGCCCGCTCGGCGCCCTTCTCGGCTGGACCTCGCGCGTCGCGATCTTCCGCATCGCCGTCGATCCCGACCGCTGCAACCACTGCCGCGCCTGCGCCCGCGACTGCCAAGGCGCCGACGAGCCATGGGCCGAGCACCGCGTCTCCGAGTGCCACGTCTGCCTGAACTGCGTCGCCTCGTGCCCCTCGGACGCGATCCGCTACGCGCCGTTCGCCCGCACGGCCGCGCCGAACGGCGGCGTGCAGCTCGAACGCCGCCAGCTCCTCGGCGCCCTCGTCGCCGGCGCCGCGCTCACGCCGCTGCTGCGCGCGTCCGCCGGCGCCGCCTCCAGCCCCGGCCCGCAGGCGATCCGCCCCCCCGGCGCGCTCCCCGAAGAGGAGTTCCTCGCCCGCTGCGTCCGCTGCGGCGCCTGCGTCAACGCCTGCCCGACGAGCGCGCTCCAGCCCGCGATGGGCGAGGCGGGCCTCGAAGGGCTCTGGACCCCCGTCCTCGTGCCGCGCCGCGGCTGGTGCGAGCCGAGCTGCACCCGCTGCGGCCACGCTTGCCCGACCGGCGCGATCCGCCCGCTCGCCCCGGACGAAAAGGGTTGGACCCACGACCATCCGGGCGTGAAGATCGGCACCGCCTTCTACGACTACGGCCGCTGCTTCCCCTGGGCGATGGCCACCCCCTGCATCGTCTGCGAGGAGGTCTGCCCGTCCAGCCCGAAGGCGATCTGGTTCGAACGCGCGCAGGTCGTGCGCCGCGACGGCAGCGTCGTCGCGCTGCAGCGCCCCCACGTCGATCCGGCCCGCTGCGTCGGCTGCGGCCTCTGCGAGGCGAAGTGCCCCGTCAACGATCTCGCCGCGATCCGCGTCACCCGCGTCGGCGAGTCGCGCGATCCGCGTTCCTCGCTCACGCTGAAAGGAAGCGCGTGA
- a CDS encoding DUF362 domain-containing protein, with product MTPQDDPRPNRRLVLRRLVQASAVLGGAAALAALGRLSPGRFGRLAAARTVPDFRVPADPLRPTVFAAHGADPALLVRAALDKLGGVGRFVRPGDRVLIKPNMAWDRNVEQGANTHPAIVGEVVRQCRAAGARRVVVAENPVHDASRTSERSGIRRATLEAGGELHIPPAAPFLAADLHGTVLARWDLLGDLFEADKLISLPIVKDHALSRLTCVFKNSYGFLGGTRARLHQDIHNAIADLGAAIRPTLTIVDATRVLMRGGPTGGRLEDVARRDLLAAGTDPVALDAWSARVLGADPADIPYIALAEGRGLGRAAAAPALGGETHVGA from the coding sequence ATGACCCCCCAAGACGATCCGCGCCCCAACCGCCGCCTCGTCCTGCGCCGTCTGGTCCAGGCCTCGGCCGTCCTCGGCGGCGCCGCCGCGCTCGCCGCCCTCGGCCGGCTCTCCCCCGGACGTTTCGGCCGTCTCGCCGCGGCGCGCACCGTTCCCGACTTCCGCGTCCCCGCCGACCCGCTGCGCCCCACGGTCTTCGCCGCGCACGGCGCCGACCCCGCGCTCCTCGTCCGCGCCGCCCTCGACAAGCTCGGCGGCGTCGGCCGTTTCGTGCGCCCCGGCGACCGCGTGCTGATCAAGCCGAACATGGCCTGGGACCGCAACGTCGAGCAGGGGGCGAACACGCACCCCGCCATCGTCGGCGAGGTCGTCCGCCAATGCCGCGCCGCCGGCGCGCGCCGGGTCGTCGTCGCCGAGAACCCCGTGCACGACGCCTCGCGCACGTCCGAGCGCTCCGGCATCCGCCGCGCGACCCTCGAGGCGGGCGGCGAACTCCACATCCCGCCCGCCGCGCCGTTCCTCGCCGCCGACCTCCACGGAACGGTCCTCGCGCGATGGGATCTCCTCGGCGACCTCTTCGAGGCCGACAAGCTGATCAGCCTGCCGATCGTCAAGGACCACGCCCTTTCCCGCCTGACCTGCGTGTTCAAGAACTCCTACGGCTTCCTCGGCGGCACGCGGGCGCGCCTGCACCAGGACATCCACAACGCGATCGCCGACCTCGGCGCCGCCATCCGCCCGACCCTCACGATCGTTGACGCCACGCGCGTGCTGATGCGCGGCGGCCCGACCGGCGGCCGCCTCGAGGACGTCGCGCGCCGCGACCTCCTGGCCGCCGGCACCGATCCGGTCGCGCTCGACGCGTGGTCGGCGCGCGTCCTCGGCGCCGATCCCGCCGACATCCCCTACATCGCGCTCGCCGAAGGACGCGGCCTCGGCCGCGCCGCCGCCGCGCCCGCCCTCGGAGGCGAAACCCATGTCGGCGCCTGA